A DNA window from Ralstonia solanacearum K60 contains the following coding sequences:
- a CDS encoding response regulator, with protein MNAILLIEDDLPLGTALARALRQAGYNTTWVRRLMDAQKWMTSNTFDAIVLDLGLPDGEGHVFLEELRAAQSDVPVIIASARDALSERLKGLDEGADDFLVKPFPVDELVARLRAVLRRHAGQSTNRWSVGSLVVEPSQKRVTQDGNVVELTPREYQLLFELVRRAHRWVTRETLMDALYREGNRVSANALEVVIHHLRGKLGEGVIQTIRGVGYMIGGNR; from the coding sequence ATGAATGCCATCCTGCTGATCGAAGACGACCTGCCTCTCGGAACCGCCCTCGCGCGGGCCCTGCGGCAGGCGGGTTACAACACGACCTGGGTGCGCCGCCTGATGGACGCGCAGAAGTGGATGACCTCCAACACCTTCGACGCCATCGTGCTGGACCTCGGCCTGCCCGACGGCGAAGGCCATGTCTTTCTCGAAGAGCTGCGGGCGGCCCAGAGCGATGTCCCCGTCATCATCGCGAGCGCCCGCGATGCGCTGTCCGAGCGCCTCAAGGGCCTGGACGAGGGCGCGGACGATTTCCTCGTCAAGCCGTTCCCCGTGGATGAGCTGGTCGCCCGCTTGCGCGCCGTGCTGCGTCGCCATGCCGGCCAGAGCACCAACCGCTGGAGCGTCGGCTCGCTGGTGGTGGAGCCGTCGCAGAAGCGCGTCACGCAAGACGGCAACGTCGTCGAACTCACGCCGCGCGAATACCAACTGCTGTTCGAGCTGGTGCGCCGTGCCCATCGCTGGGTCACGCGCGAGACGCTGATGGATGCGCTCTACCGCGAGGGCAACCGCGTCAGCGCGAACGCGCTCGAGGTGGTCATCCACCACCTGCGCGGCAAGCTGGGCGAAGGCGTCATCCAGACCATCCGCGGCGTCGGCTACATGATCGGGGGCAACCGGTGA
- a CDS encoding ATP-binding protein, producing MKCSVPAILRVRSLSFRLYVLILLALVLMLLVQLAIAYLEISRSNSRQVVSDLRMSAQAYADLTALSMDDEPRREEFLRRLTDIRLGLSQPDLLPGEFRYVLCDLDKRVIAALPGAPAMPCGTAHGKVVEILLEGVPWRAYTVDSIDGTLTATVAQPMSAYDRAIRDLYREVALTIAFLAAVLMVMVGWAANQGLKPLRTLTGQVEARDTADLEPVRSVEHAELKPLVQALNGLFERVRRSIDADRRFFADAAHELRTPLAAIQAQAYVVSHSDSEDDRSTALREFDRGISRATQSLSKLLALARLDARRVEAQLAQGALSDLAGCARSGVIQQASRAERRNVILSYDGASQAWVPVSHEDAATLVENLLDNAVRETPDGGEVHVDVQRLEIGGRPMIELRIEDTGPGIPPEERERVFERFYRPRDSQSQGSGLGLAIVRRIVELGKGSVAIEDGRGAKGCAVVIRLPALTSTPEPLDPQDEPPGTADISHG from the coding sequence GTGAAGTGTTCGGTGCCCGCCATCCTGCGGGTCCGCTCGCTGTCGTTTCGCCTTTATGTCCTGATCCTGCTGGCGCTGGTGCTGATGCTGCTCGTGCAGCTCGCCATCGCCTATCTCGAAATCTCCCGCTCCAACAGCCGCCAGGTGGTCAGCGACCTGCGCATGTCGGCCCAGGCCTATGCCGACCTGACCGCGCTGAGCATGGACGACGAGCCGCGCCGCGAGGAGTTCCTGCGGCGGCTGACCGACATCCGGCTGGGGCTTTCGCAGCCCGACCTGCTGCCCGGCGAATTCCGCTACGTGCTGTGCGATCTCGATAAGCGGGTCATCGCGGCGCTGCCCGGCGCGCCCGCCATGCCTTGCGGCACGGCGCACGGCAAGGTGGTCGAGATCCTGCTCGAAGGCGTGCCCTGGCGCGCCTATACCGTCGACAGCATCGACGGCACGCTGACCGCCACCGTCGCGCAGCCGATGTCGGCCTATGATCGCGCCATCCGCGACCTGTACCGCGAGGTGGCCCTGACCATCGCCTTCCTGGCGGCGGTGCTGATGGTGATGGTGGGCTGGGCCGCGAATCAGGGACTCAAGCCGCTGCGCACGCTGACCGGTCAGGTCGAGGCGCGCGACACGGCCGACCTGGAACCCGTGCGGAGCGTCGAGCACGCCGAGCTCAAGCCGCTGGTGCAGGCGCTCAACGGCCTGTTCGAGCGGGTGCGGCGCAGTATCGACGCCGACCGCCGCTTCTTCGCCGATGCCGCGCACGAATTGCGCACGCCGCTGGCGGCCATCCAGGCGCAGGCCTATGTGGTCTCGCATTCCGACAGCGAGGATGACCGCTCGACCGCGCTGCGTGAATTCGATCGCGGCATCTCGCGCGCCACGCAGTCGCTGTCCAAGCTGCTGGCGCTGGCGCGGCTGGACGCGCGCCGGGTCGAGGCGCAATTGGCGCAGGGGGCCTTGTCCGACCTGGCGGGTTGCGCCCGCAGCGGCGTGATCCAGCAGGCTTCGCGCGCGGAGCGGCGCAACGTCATCCTGTCGTACGACGGGGCCAGCCAGGCGTGGGTGCCGGTGTCGCACGAGGATGCCGCCACGCTGGTGGAGAACCTCCTCGACAACGCCGTGCGCGAGACACCGGACGGCGGTGAAGTCCATGTCGATGTGCAACGGCTCGAGATCGGCGGCAGGCCGATGATCGAACTGCGCATCGAGGACACCGGTCCCGGTATTCCGCCCGAGGAGCGTGAGCGCGTGTTCGAGCGCTTCTATCGGCCGCGCGACAGCCAGTCGCAGGGCAGCGGGCTCGGGCTGGCCATCGTGCGGCGCATCGTGGAGCTGGGCAAGGGCTCGGTTGCCATCGAAGACGGGCGTGGCGCCAAGGGTTGCGCGGTCGTGATCCGTCTGCCTGCGCTGACCAGCACGCCGGAGCCGCTCGACCCGCAGGACGAGCCGCCCGGCACAGCGGACATATCTCACGGCTAG
- a CDS encoding NAD(P)-dependent oxidoreductase: MKIAIIGATGRVGTRLIDEALRRGHQVTAIARTASKLPARAGLTAKDADVADQAALVAALAGHDVVFSTVRFLQTSADQIVGAVKKAGVPRLLVVGGAGSLEVAPGVALIDTPQFPKEYFDEASAGRDFLNALRRESALDWTFVSPAAFFEPGERTGHFRLGKDTLLADAAGKSWISMEDYAIAFLDETERPAHSRQRFTVAY, translated from the coding sequence ATGAAGATCGCAATCATCGGCGCCACCGGGCGCGTAGGCACCCGCCTGATCGACGAAGCGCTGCGCCGCGGCCACCAGGTCACCGCCATCGCGCGCACGGCGTCCAAGCTGCCGGCCCGCGCCGGCCTGACCGCCAAAGACGCGGACGTGGCCGACCAGGCCGCGCTGGTTGCCGCGCTGGCAGGCCACGACGTGGTCTTCAGCACCGTGCGCTTCCTGCAGACGAGCGCTGACCAGATCGTCGGCGCCGTCAAGAAGGCCGGTGTGCCGCGCCTGCTGGTGGTGGGCGGCGCGGGCAGCCTCGAGGTGGCACCGGGCGTGGCCCTGATCGACACGCCGCAGTTCCCGAAGGAATACTTCGACGAAGCTTCGGCCGGCCGCGACTTCCTGAATGCGCTGCGCAGGGAAAGCGCGCTGGACTGGACCTTCGTCTCGCCGGCCGCCTTCTTCGAGCCAGGCGAGCGCACCGGCCACTTCCGGCTGGGCAAAGACACGCTGCTGGCGGATGCCGCCGGCAAGAGCTGGATCTCGATGGAAGACTACGCCATCGCCTTCCTCGACGAGACCGAGCGCCCGGCGCATTCGCGCCAGCGCTTCACGGTCGCCTATTGA
- a CDS encoding Rrf2 family transcriptional regulator, translating to MSTSSRFAVAVHILTLLASAEEPVPSSLIAGSVGTNPALIRRLVALLADAGFVTSQMGASGGSTLARPANRITLLDVFRTVESPVLIALPHSQPNPACEVGREITGVLERVTARAQSAMEAELAAQTIAGMLAEVGRAQRRRA from the coding sequence ATGTCCACCAGCAGCCGCTTCGCCGTCGCCGTGCACATCCTGACGCTGCTCGCCAGCGCCGAGGAGCCCGTGCCGTCGTCGCTGATTGCAGGCAGCGTGGGCACCAACCCGGCGCTGATCCGGCGACTGGTGGCACTGCTGGCGGATGCCGGCTTCGTCACCTCGCAGATGGGCGCCTCGGGCGGCTCGACGCTGGCGCGGCCGGCGAATCGCATCACGCTGCTCGATGTGTTCCGCACGGTGGAGTCGCCGGTGCTGATCGCGCTGCCGCACAGCCAGCCCAACCCGGCCTGCGAAGTAGGGCGTGAGATCACCGGCGTGCTGGAGCGCGTGACGGCGCGGGCACAGTCCGCGATGGAAGCCGAGCTGGCCGCGCAAACCATCGCCGGCATGCTGGCGGAAGTGGGACGTGCCCAGCGGCGGCGGGCATAG
- a CDS encoding TolC family protein — protein sequence MLSFQEAASPCPVARVRVSQRFLLAAMLAWMALPATAALRAGVDAAPPAARTVAPRDEAVPLPRYSLPQLLELARASHPALAASRAQVRAAQAGMTTARAWPNPEVEAMTGRQRARMPGAAEGRTNSVSITQKLDLPWQRAARMQAADAAFDGSQAQARSSARDLDAQLKLRFYDVLRREAEQRNAREDVTLVEQIRRRVAVRVETGEAPRYELIRGDAELLNAQRTEQAATLRVQQALADLRRAVGAELPAAFDVDAGPGAESVAVHNLPPLADLVGNVLATHPDLEADRAAVREAEARLAHERAQRWPSLALRGSVDRQPDLQDSRVGLVMSVPLFDRRDGPVGEAVAALERTRAVLRDRELQMRQAVESAYRQYEIAQSQVSALESGVVKQAESALRVAEAAYRHGERGILDYLDAQRVFRQARNDLIAARADLRTAAVELDRLRAEAL from the coding sequence ATGTTGTCTTTTCAGGAGGCGGCCTCGCCGTGCCCAGTGGCACGCGTGCGAGTGTCGCAACGTTTCTTGCTGGCGGCCATGCTCGCCTGGATGGCGCTGCCGGCGACGGCCGCGCTGCGTGCTGGCGTGGATGCCGCTCCCCCGGCGGCACGGACGGTCGCGCCCCGCGACGAAGCGGTGCCGCTGCCGCGCTACTCGCTGCCGCAATTGCTCGAACTGGCGCGTGCCAGCCACCCGGCGCTGGCGGCTTCACGCGCGCAGGTGCGGGCCGCGCAGGCCGGCATGACCACGGCCCGTGCATGGCCGAATCCCGAGGTCGAAGCGATGACCGGCCGGCAACGGGCGCGCATGCCGGGTGCGGCGGAGGGCCGCACCAACAGCGTGTCGATCACGCAGAAGCTCGACCTGCCATGGCAGCGCGCGGCGCGCATGCAGGCGGCCGATGCCGCGTTCGACGGTTCGCAGGCGCAGGCGCGTTCATCCGCGCGCGATCTGGACGCACAACTGAAGCTGCGCTTCTACGATGTGCTGCGCCGCGAGGCCGAGCAGCGCAACGCCCGCGAAGACGTGACGCTGGTCGAGCAGATCCGCCGCCGCGTCGCCGTGCGCGTGGAGACGGGCGAGGCCCCGCGCTATGAGCTGATCCGCGGCGATGCCGAACTGCTCAATGCCCAGCGGACCGAACAGGCCGCCACGCTGCGGGTGCAGCAGGCGCTGGCCGACCTGCGCCGCGCCGTGGGCGCGGAGCTGCCTGCCGCATTCGATGTGGATGCCGGCCCTGGCGCGGAGTCCGTCGCCGTGCACAACCTGCCGCCGCTGGCCGATCTGGTCGGCAACGTGCTGGCCACGCATCCGGACCTGGAGGCCGACCGCGCCGCCGTGCGCGAAGCCGAGGCGCGCCTCGCGCACGAGCGCGCTCAACGCTGGCCGTCGCTGGCGCTGCGCGGCTCGGTGGACCGCCAGCCCGATCTGCAGGACAGCCGCGTCGGCCTGGTGATGTCGGTCCCGCTGTTCGACCGGCGCGACGGCCCGGTGGGCGAGGCGGTGGCCGCGCTGGAGCGCACCCGCGCCGTGCTGCGCGACCGCGAACTGCAGATGCGGCAGGCGGTGGAATCGGCGTACCGCCAGTACGAGATCGCGCAGTCGCAGGTCAGCGCGCTGGAGTCCGGCGTGGTGAAGCAGGCCGAATCGGCCCTGCGCGTGGCCGAGGCCGCATACCGCCACGGCGAGCGCGGCATTCTCGACTACCTCGATGCCCAGCGCGTATTCCGCCAGGCCCGCAATGACCTGATCGCCGCCCGCGCCGACCTGCGCACGGCCGCCGTCGAACTCGACCGCCTGCGCGCGGAGGCGCTGTGA
- a CDS encoding efflux RND transporter periplasmic adaptor subunit, with amino-acid sequence MTHRSSSFSSLWLLAGVAAAAALLFGACGKDGTETAKAAQQATDPSVVVAPPTLTARLKVAPVGQQAVSERLRVPGQIDFDDQRVARIGASVTGRVTELLAVPGQQVKAGDILAQLHSTELGTAQLAYQKAVAQRDLQARALERARALLAADVIGSAELQKRQSELAMAQAEVQAAVDQLRVMGVSPATLAKMRTGGMSSISPVVASLSGTVVERKVTRGQVVQPADALFTVADLSRVWVVGQVPENAAPLVRAGQAVEIETGAPGGRIVGKLIWVSDIVDPQTRTVTVRTEVDNAERTLKPSMLATLLIESRPEQRLVVPTSAVVREDNRDYVFVQASQTDYRLVPVKLGDESNGVRPVASGLQAGQPIVVEGGFHLNNERKRAEMEGA; translated from the coding sequence ATGACACATCGTTCCTCTTCTTTCTCTTCCCTGTGGCTGCTGGCGGGTGTAGCCGCGGCTGCGGCGCTGCTGTTCGGCGCCTGCGGCAAGGACGGCACCGAGACCGCCAAGGCCGCGCAGCAGGCGACCGACCCGAGCGTGGTCGTCGCTCCGCCCACGCTGACGGCGCGCCTGAAGGTGGCACCCGTGGGGCAGCAGGCGGTGTCCGAACGCCTGCGCGTGCCGGGGCAGATCGATTTCGACGATCAGCGCGTTGCCCGCATCGGCGCCAGCGTGACGGGCCGCGTGACCGAACTGCTGGCGGTTCCGGGCCAGCAGGTCAAGGCCGGCGATATCCTCGCGCAACTGCACAGCACCGAACTCGGCACCGCGCAACTCGCGTATCAAAAGGCGGTCGCGCAGCGCGACCTGCAGGCCCGGGCGCTGGAGCGTGCCAGGGCCCTGCTGGCCGCGGACGTGATCGGCTCGGCCGAACTGCAGAAACGCCAGAGCGAGCTGGCCATGGCACAAGCCGAGGTGCAGGCCGCGGTGGACCAACTGCGCGTGATGGGCGTGTCGCCCGCCACGCTCGCCAAGATGCGCACCGGCGGCATGTCGTCGATCTCGCCGGTGGTGGCGAGCCTGAGCGGCACGGTGGTCGAGCGCAAGGTGACGCGCGGCCAAGTGGTGCAGCCGGCCGATGCGCTCTTCACCGTGGCGGACCTGTCGCGCGTGTGGGTGGTGGGGCAGGTGCCCGAGAACGCCGCACCGCTGGTGCGTGCCGGGCAAGCCGTGGAGATCGAGACCGGCGCGCCGGGCGGGCGCATCGTCGGCAAGCTGATCTGGGTGTCGGATATCGTCGATCCGCAGACGCGCACGGTGACGGTCCGCACCGAGGTCGACAACGCCGAGCGCACGCTCAAGCCATCGATGCTGGCGACGCTGCTGATCGAATCGCGCCCCGAACAGAGGCTGGTGGTGCCGACCTCCGCTGTGGTGCGCGAGGACAACCGCGACTACGTGTTCGTGCAGGCCAGCCAGACCGATTATCGGCTGGTGCCGGTGAAGCTGGGCGATGAGTCCAACGGCGTGCGGCCGGTGGCCTCGGGCCTGCAGGCAGGGCAGCCCATCGTCGTCGAGGGCGGTTTCCACCTCAACAATGAGCGCAAGCGCGCCGAGATGGAGGGCGCATGA
- a CDS encoding efflux RND transporter permease subunit — protein sequence MIDALVRGALKQRLVVAVVAAVLLFFGVDAARKLSLDAFPDVTNVQVQIATEAPGRSPEEVERFVTVPVEMAMTGLPALTEMRSLNKPGLSLITLVFTDETDVYFARQLVMERIMEVQSRMPTGVTPVLGPVSTGLGEVYQYTLDRPDDGGKELSVEELTRRRIAQDWVVRPLLRSIPGVAEINSQGGYEKQYQVLVNPERLRHHNVTVQQVFEALAANNANSGGGVLPQFAEQYLIRGVGLVRDLNDIGAIVLKEVGGTPLTVRDVAEVKIGTAVRAGAVVKNGVTESVGGVVMMMRGGNAKEVVARIQQRVKAVNDNGMLPDGLKIVPYYERSELVDSALNTVIKVLLEGVVLVVLVLLLFLGDIRSSLIVVGTLVLTPLLTFVAMNRLGISANLMSLGGLAIAIGLMVDGSVVVVENAFAHLAKPRDPNESRVRIILHAVTEVATPVIFGVGIIILVFLPLMTLQGMEGKMFAPLAFTIAIALFISLVLSLTLTPVLSSYLLKPKASKHAGGDHGDDAHAQHDGHDTWLIRKLKKPYLRLLELSLNNGRKTVVVAVAVFFATGALMPFLGTAFIPEMKEGSIVPGINRAPNISLEESIRMEMEAMRLVMQVPGVRSAVSGVGRGESPADPQGQNESTPIVSLKPRDQWPKGWTQDDIAEGMRRALQALPGVQIVMAQPISDRVDEMVTGVRSDVAIKVFGDDLAVLREKAEAIARVAQGIQGAQDMRVERITGQQYLQIVIDRQAIARHGLNASDVHNVIETAIGGKEATEVFEGERRFGAVVRLPEAYRGSVEAIRNLIVAAPNGAQVPLESIARIDVTDGPAQISRELGKRRVVVGVNVRDRDLGGFVAELQAAVAQKVKLPEGYYLEWGGQFQNMERAMGHLKVIVPITVAAIFFLLFLLFNSVRYATLIILVLPFASVGGIIGLFVTGEYLSVPASVGFVALWGIAVLNGVVLVSTIRNLREQGMSIDESVRLGARLRFRPVMMTATVAMLGLIPFLFATGPGSEVQRPLAIVVIGGLLTCTLLTLVMLPTLYKWFDEEARS from the coding sequence ATGATCGACGCATTGGTACGCGGCGCGCTCAAGCAGCGGCTGGTGGTGGCCGTGGTGGCTGCCGTGCTGCTGTTCTTCGGCGTCGATGCCGCCCGCAAGCTGTCGCTGGATGCGTTTCCGGACGTGACCAACGTACAGGTGCAGATCGCCACCGAGGCCCCGGGCCGCTCGCCCGAGGAGGTCGAGCGCTTCGTCACCGTGCCGGTGGAGATGGCGATGACCGGCCTGCCGGCGCTGACCGAGATGCGCTCACTGAACAAGCCGGGCCTGTCGCTGATCACGCTGGTGTTTACCGACGAGACCGATGTGTACTTCGCGCGCCAGTTGGTGATGGAGCGCATCATGGAAGTGCAGTCGCGCATGCCGACGGGCGTGACGCCGGTGCTGGGGCCGGTGTCCACGGGCCTGGGCGAGGTCTACCAGTACACGCTGGACCGTCCGGACGACGGCGGCAAGGAGCTGTCGGTCGAAGAGCTGACGCGCCGCCGGATCGCCCAGGACTGGGTGGTGCGGCCGTTGCTGCGCTCCATCCCGGGCGTGGCGGAGATCAACTCGCAGGGCGGCTACGAAAAGCAGTACCAGGTGCTGGTCAACCCCGAGCGGCTGCGCCACCACAACGTGACGGTGCAGCAGGTGTTCGAGGCGCTGGCCGCCAACAACGCCAACTCGGGCGGCGGCGTGCTGCCGCAATTCGCCGAGCAGTACCTGATCCGCGGCGTGGGCCTGGTGCGCGACCTCAACGACATCGGCGCCATCGTGCTCAAGGAGGTGGGCGGCACGCCGCTGACCGTGCGCGACGTGGCCGAGGTGAAGATCGGCACGGCGGTGCGCGCCGGCGCGGTGGTCAAGAACGGTGTGACCGAATCGGTGGGCGGCGTGGTCATGATGATGCGCGGCGGCAATGCCAAAGAGGTCGTCGCGCGCATCCAGCAGCGGGTGAAGGCCGTCAACGACAACGGCATGCTGCCCGACGGCCTGAAGATCGTGCCGTACTACGAGCGCTCCGAGCTGGTCGATTCGGCGCTCAACACGGTGATCAAGGTGCTGCTCGAAGGCGTGGTGCTGGTGGTGCTGGTGCTGCTGCTGTTCCTGGGCGACATCCGCTCTTCGCTGATCGTGGTCGGCACGCTGGTGCTCACGCCGCTGCTGACCTTCGTGGCGATGAACCGGCTGGGCATCTCGGCCAACCTGATGTCGCTGGGCGGGCTGGCGATCGCCATCGGCCTGATGGTGGACGGCTCGGTGGTGGTGGTCGAGAACGCGTTCGCCCACCTGGCCAAGCCGCGCGACCCGAACGAGAGCCGCGTGCGCATCATCCTGCATGCGGTGACGGAAGTGGCCACGCCCGTGATCTTCGGGGTGGGCATCATCATCCTGGTGTTCCTGCCGCTGATGACGCTGCAGGGCATGGAGGGCAAGATGTTCGCGCCGCTGGCGTTCACCATCGCGATTGCGCTGTTCATCTCGCTGGTGCTGTCGCTGACGCTGACACCGGTGCTGTCGTCGTACCTGCTCAAGCCCAAGGCGTCGAAACACGCCGGGGGCGATCACGGAGATGATGCGCATGCGCAGCACGACGGGCACGACACGTGGCTGATCCGCAAGCTCAAGAAGCCCTATCTGCGCCTGCTGGAGCTGAGCCTGAACAACGGCCGCAAGACCGTGGTGGTGGCCGTGGCGGTGTTCTTCGCCACCGGCGCGCTGATGCCATTCCTGGGCACGGCGTTCATCCCCGAGATGAAGGAGGGCTCGATCGTGCCGGGCATCAACCGCGCGCCCAATATCTCGCTGGAAGAATCGATCCGCATGGAGATGGAGGCGATGCGCCTGGTGATGCAGGTGCCGGGCGTGCGGTCGGCGGTGTCGGGCGTGGGCCGGGGCGAGTCGCCGGCCGACCCGCAGGGCCAGAACGAATCGACGCCGATCGTCTCGCTCAAGCCGCGCGACCAGTGGCCGAAGGGCTGGACCCAGGACGACATCGCCGAGGGCATGCGCCGCGCCCTGCAGGCGCTGCCCGGCGTGCAGATCGTGATGGCCCAGCCGATCTCCGACCGGGTCGACGAGATGGTCACCGGCGTGCGCTCGGACGTCGCCATCAAGGTTTTCGGCGACGACCTCGCCGTGCTGCGCGAGAAGGCCGAGGCCATCGCGCGCGTGGCGCAGGGCATCCAGGGCGCGCAGGACATGCGGGTCGAACGCATCACCGGCCAGCAGTACCTGCAGATCGTCATCGACCGGCAGGCCATCGCGCGCCACGGCCTGAACGCGTCCGACGTGCACAACGTGATCGAGACCGCCATTGGCGGCAAAGAGGCCACGGAAGTCTTCGAGGGCGAGCGCCGCTTCGGCGCGGTGGTGCGCCTGCCCGAGGCCTACCGCGGCAGCGTGGAGGCGATCCGCAACCTGATCGTCGCCGCGCCCAACGGTGCGCAGGTGCCGCTGGAGAGCATCGCGCGCATTGACGTGACCGACGGCCCCGCGCAGATCAGCCGCGAGCTGGGCAAGCGCCGCGTGGTGGTGGGCGTGAACGTGCGCGACCGCGACCTGGGCGGCTTCGTCGCCGAGCTGCAGGCCGCCGTGGCGCAGAAGGTCAAGCTGCCGGAAGGCTATTACCTGGAGTGGGGCGGCCAGTTCCAGAACATGGAACGCGCGATGGGCCACCTGAAGGTGATCGTGCCGATCACGGTGGCGGCGATCTTCTTCCTGCTGTTCCTGCTGTTCAACTCGGTGCGCTACGCCACGCTGATCATCCTGGTGCTACCGTTCGCCTCGGTGGGCGGGATCATCGGGCTGTTCGTCACGGGCGAGTACCTGTCGGTGCCGGCCTCGGTGGGCTTCGTGGCGCTGTGGGGCATCGCGGTGCTCAACGGCGTGGTGCTGGTCAGCACGATCCGCAACCTGCGCGAGCAGGGCATGTCGATCGATGAATCCGTGCGGCTGGGCGCGCGCCTGCGCTTTCGCCCGGTGATGATGACGGCCACCGTCGCCATGCTGGGCCTGATCCCGTTCCTGTTCGCCACCGGCCCGGGCTCCGAGGTGCAGCGCCCGCTGGCCATCGTCGTCATCGGCGGTCTGCTGACCTGTACGCTGCTGACGCTGGTGATGCTGCCCACGCTCTACAAATGGTTCGATGAGGAGGCCAGATCGTGA
- a CDS encoding P-II family nitrogen regulator yields the protein MKEIRIVVRPQLLERMHEALRGCAGFPGMTVGEVNGYPPTASLSGKHSIKEDLTEFVPRVRIEIVVSDVLAGHLFDAAVKVLEHGQTGDSAIWMTEVVQATFLHRTG from the coding sequence GTGAAGGAAATCCGCATTGTGGTGCGCCCGCAATTGCTCGAGCGCATGCATGAGGCATTGCGCGGCTGTGCCGGGTTTCCCGGCATGACCGTGGGCGAGGTGAACGGCTATCCGCCGACGGCGTCGCTGTCGGGCAAGCACTCCATCAAGGAAGACCTGACGGAGTTCGTGCCGCGCGTGCGCATCGAGATCGTGGTGTCCGATGTGCTGGCGGGCCATTTGTTCGACGCCGCGGTGAAGGTGCTGGAGCACGGCCAGACCGGCGACAGTGCCATCTGGATGACGGAGGTGGTGCAGGCCACCTTCCTGCACCGTACCGGCTGA